Proteins from a genomic interval of Papaver somniferum cultivar HN1 chromosome 4, ASM357369v1, whole genome shotgun sequence:
- the LOC113272182 gene encoding uncharacterized protein LOC113272182, translating to MSRNQSIAGIGILIRDYAGKFIAGMGCLQPARSVAQAELWGILHALQWAYQLNHKKVVFEGDNKSLVELLQGSQMHPHWMDVGLLSRCQSLLSSCSTWSCAFVRKICNHVADILAKHVRINNLARIRWTKPPLQIHSALATDVGMYQVS from the coding sequence ATGTCACGTAATCAATCTATTGCGGGTATTGGAATACTAATAAGAGATTATGCAGGAAAATTTATCGCGGGGATGGGATGCTTGCAACCAGCGAGAAGTGTAGCTCAAGCTGAACTATGGGGTATACTTCATGCTCTCCAATGGGCATATCAACTCAATCATAAAAAAGTAGTGTTTGAAGGTGATAATAAAAGTTTAGTGGAACTACTTCAAGGATCTCAGATGCATCCTCACTGGATGGATGTTGGTCTTCTTAGTCGTTGTCAGTCACTGTTGTCAAGTTGTAGTACTTGGTCTTGTGCTTTTGTCCGAAAGATATGTAATCACGTAGCTGATATTCTAGCCAAACATGTAAGAATAAATAACCTTGCTAGAATACGGTGGACTAAACCTCCACTTCAGATCCACTCAGCCTTAGCAACTGATGTAGGAATGTATCAAGTTTCTTAA
- the LOC113274949 gene encoding probable LRR receptor-like serine/threonine-protein kinase At1g63430 has translation MMRRVVGVLQIFLVIFGVVFVGSGDCFSSDEILALRAFREAIIEDPSMVLSNWNFLNGDPCNWSGISCSQTHDHVISLNLSNLSLNGFLNPALGKLAYLQKLVLHKNNLLGIIPKEIGMLKNLMVLDLGMNRLSGPIPREIGNLVKITKINLQSNGLIGHLPLELGKLGNLVELRVDRNKLQGNVPGSSGPAFTSKQHGLYASRGSASGFCRSTQLKSVDLSYNFFVGKIPQCLAHLPGSSFQGNCFQDKNYKQRHASQCGASHPAGSHAANVGNQDPKEGSKQQRKSQPAWLLPVEIVTGILAAIILLCAVLAAVKKCKGKCHVRIPWKKVRNGNEQIYMYIESDMLKDVTKLSKQELEVACEDFSNIIGSSPDTLIYKGNLKDGSEVAVISLCAKEDLWTCYLEVYFQREVADLARLNHENTGKLFGYCRESNPFSRMLVFEYASNGTLYEYLHFGEGCQLSWRRRMNIIVGIARGLRYLHTELDPPFAMSELNSSAVYLTENFSPKLVDFEIWNSILARLEKKSGSSGSEAALCGFTESLETFRQDVHDNIYGFGVLLLEIISGRPTYCKNRGHLVDWAKEYLELPEVMSYLADPELRHFKHDDIKVICEVVNLCIHSDPSKRPSMQVLCPMLENLIETSITSDLSDSSLLWAELAIST, from the exons ATGATGAGAAGAGTAGTTGGTGTGTTGCAGatttttttggttatttttggTGTGGTTTTTGTGGGTTCTGGTGATTGTTTTTCATCTGATGAAA TTTTAGCTCTGAGAGCTTTCAGGGAAGCTATAATTGAAGACCCTTCCATGGTTTTATCAAATTGGAATTTTCTGAATggagatccttgtaattggtctGGCATTAGCTGTTCTCAGACACATGATCATGTTATCTCTTT AAATCTATCTAATTTGTCCTTGAACGGATTTCTTAACCCGGCGTTGGGTAAATTGGCCTACTTGCAAAAGCT AGTTTTGCACAAAAATAATCTCCTTGGAATTATACCCAAAGAAATTGGCATGTTGAAGAATCTAATGGTTTTGGATTTGGGGATGAATCGACTGTCAGGGCCTATTCCTCGTGAGATTGGGAATTTGGTCAAAATTACGAAAAT AAACCTTCAATCTAATGGACTGATTGGACATTTGCCCCTTGAACTTGGCAAGTTGGGGAACCTCGTTGAGCTGCGGGTGGATAGAAATAAGCTTCAAGGAAATGTTCCCGGCAGCAGTGGTCCAGCCTTTACATCTAAACAGCATGGACT GTATGCTTCTCGTGGAAGCGCCTCTGGCTTTTGCCGTTCGACTCAGTTAAAAAGTGTTGATTTGTCATACAACTTCTTTGTCGGGAAAATACCACAATGCCTTGCGCATCTCCCAGG ATCAAGTTTTCAAGGGAACTGCTTCCAAGACAAAAATTACAAACAGCGCCATGCTTCACAGTGCG GTGCTTCTCATCCTGCTGGAAGCCACGCAGCCAACGTGGGCAACCAGGATCCCAAAGAAGGATCTAAGCAGCAGAGAAAATCCCAACCTGCATGGCTTCTGCCTGTGGAAATAGTAACTGGAATCCTTGCAGCTATCATCTTACTCTGTGCTGTTCTAGCAGCTGTTAAAAAATGTAAAGGGAAATGTCATGTCCGAATCCCTTGGAAGAAAGTGAGAAATGGGAACGAACAAATTTATATGTACATAG AATCTGATATGCTGAAGGATGTGACGAAGTTGAGTAAACAAGAGCTGGAAGTAGCTTGTGAAGATTTCAGCAACATTATTGGCTCTAGTCCAGACACTCTAATCTACAAAGGCAACTTGAAAGATGGTTCTGAAGTTGCTGTGATTTCCTTATGTGCCAAGGAAGACTTATGGACATGTTACCTTGAGGTTTATTTCCAGAGAGAG GTTGCTGACCTGGCAAGATTAAATCATGAAAATACTGGAAAACTATTTGGGTACTGCAGAGAAAGCAATCCATTTTCGAGGATGCTCGTGTTTGAATATGCATCTAATGGAACACTTTATGAGTACCTCCACT TCGGTGAAGGATGTCAGTTATCTTGGAGAAGACGGATGAATATCATTGTAGGCATTGCTCGTGGTCTGAGATATTTGCATACTGAACTTGATCCTCCATTTGCTATGTCTGAATTAAATTCTAGTGCAGTCTATCTTACTGAAAACTTTTCTCCCAAG CTGGTTGATTTCGAAATCTGGAATTCAATACTTGCGAGGTTGGAAAAGAAGTCTGGATCCAGTGGCAGCGAAGCTGCTCTTTGTGGGTTTACTGAATCTTTAGAGACATTCCGTCAAGATGTCCATGACAACATTTATGGTTTCGGAGTACTTTTACTGGAAATTATTAGTGGAAGACCCACATATTGCAAAAACAGAGGTCACTTGGTAGATTGG GCTAAAGAATATTTGGAACTTCCCGAAGTAATGTCTTATTTGGCAGACCCCGAATTGCGGCATTTCAAACATGATGACATTAAAGTCATATGCGAGGTGGTTAACCTTTGCATCCATTCTGATCCCAGCAAGCGGCCGTCAATGCAAGTATTGTGCCCCATGTTGGAAAATCTAATCGAGACATCAATAACTTCTGACCTTTCTGATTCTTCTTTGTTATGGGCCGAGCTTGCAATATCTACATAA